A stretch of the Nitratireductor thuwali genome encodes the following:
- a CDS encoding RNA polymerase sigma factor, whose protein sequence is MNDVAWIEKALTAARPQAMAALLRYFRDLDRAEEAFQEACLRAMKTWPEKGPPRDPAAWLIFVGRNAALDAVRREARNTQLPSDDVLSDLDDAEAGMAERLDDAHYRDDILRLMFICCHPDLPATQQIALALRIVSGLSVREIASAFLANEKAVEQRITRAKRRVADASIPYATPSPAERAERLGAVAAMIYLVFNEGYSASGGEAHIKTQLCDEAIRLARLLLRLFPTEPEIMGLLALMLLNHARTPARLDDDGQIVLLEDQDRSLWNSNFIAEGIALVDKAMRHREPGPYQIQAAIAALHAHAKTAAETDWREIELLYRMLERLQPSPVVTLNRAVAVFKAQGAAPALELVEPLEERLSNYFYFHGLRGALLQELGRDKDARISFDKAISLARTPAEASHIRQHIDRLAGDGAKRQEAG, encoded by the coding sequence ATGAACGATGTTGCCTGGATCGAGAAAGCGCTCACGGCGGCCCGCCCCCAGGCCATGGCCGCGCTGCTGCGCTACTTCCGAGATCTCGACCGGGCCGAAGAAGCATTCCAGGAGGCCTGCCTGCGCGCCATGAAGACCTGGCCCGAAAAGGGTCCGCCGCGCGATCCGGCCGCCTGGCTCATCTTCGTCGGGCGCAATGCTGCGCTCGACGCCGTGCGCCGCGAGGCGCGCAACACGCAGCTCCCCTCCGACGACGTCCTGTCCGACCTTGACGACGCAGAGGCCGGCATGGCGGAGCGGCTGGACGATGCCCACTACCGCGACGACATTCTGCGCCTCATGTTCATCTGCTGCCATCCGGACCTTCCTGCCACCCAGCAGATCGCGCTCGCCTTGCGCATCGTCTCGGGCCTTTCCGTGCGGGAAATCGCCAGCGCTTTCCTGGCCAACGAAAAGGCGGTGGAACAGCGCATCACCCGCGCCAAACGCCGCGTGGCCGATGCCAGTATCCCCTACGCCACGCCTAGCCCCGCCGAACGCGCCGAACGCCTGGGCGCGGTTGCCGCCATGATCTATCTCGTCTTCAACGAGGGCTATTCGGCCAGCGGCGGCGAGGCGCACATCAAGACGCAGCTTTGCGACGAGGCCATCCGCCTTGCCCGCCTCCTGCTGCGGCTTTTCCCGACCGAACCGGAGATCATGGGCCTTCTGGCCCTCATGCTCCTCAACCATGCGCGCACCCCTGCGCGCCTGGACGACGACGGCCAGATCGTCCTTCTGGAGGATCAGGACCGCTCCCTGTGGAACAGCAATTTCATCGCCGAGGGCATCGCCTTGGTCGACAAGGCGATGCGCCACCGCGAGCCCGGTCCCTATCAGATCCAGGCCGCCATCGCCGCCCTCCACGCCCATGCCAAGACCGCCGCCGAGACCGACTGGCGGGAGATTGAACTCCTGTACCGCATGCTGGAGCGCCTGCAGCCCTCGCCGGTGGTGACGCTCAATCGCGCCGTTGCCGTCTTCAAGGCGCAGGGTGCCGCCCCCGCGCTCGAACTCGTCGAACCACTCGAGGAGAGGCTGTCGAACTACTTCTATTTCCACGGACTGCGCGGCGCGCTGCTCCAGGAACTCGGGCGGGACAAGGACGCCCGCATCTCGTTCGACAAGGCCATATCGCTGGCCCGTACGCCGGCCGAAGCCAGCCACATCCGGCAACATATAGACCGGCTGGCGGGCGACGGCGCGAAGCGGCAGGAGGCAGGATAG
- a CDS encoding YciI family protein: MRYVCLVYGDGTAIETLPEDEKRKLDRDSIAYDEVLEQAGHLIAADALESVSRATCLRTRGGKIVSTDGPFAESKEQLLGFLLIEAKDREEAITLASKVPMVRYGTIEVRATHYIEAD, encoded by the coding sequence ATGCGGTACGTATGTCTTGTCTACGGCGACGGAACGGCAATCGAGACCCTGCCGGAAGACGAAAAGCGGAAGCTCGATCGCGATTCCATCGCCTATGACGAGGTCCTTGAACAAGCCGGCCATTTGATCGCCGCCGACGCCCTGGAATCGGTTTCCCGGGCAACCTGCCTGCGCACGCGCGGCGGCAAGATTGTCAGTACCGATGGTCCCTTCGCCGAATCCAAGGAACAATTGCTGGGCTTCCTTTTGATCGAGGCGAAGGATCGGGAGGAAGCCATCACCCTTGCCTCGAAGGTGCCCATGGTCCGCTACGGCACGATCGAAGTCCGCGCGACCCACTATATCGAGGCCGACTGA
- a CDS encoding DUF899 domain-containing protein has translation MQNKTVSREEWLTARKELLTREKQASRLRDEIAAERRALPWVKIDKEYVFDTPQGRQTLAELFDGRSQLIVQHFMFAPDWNAGCPGCSFEADHVDGPRQHFLHKGVTFVAVSRAPIARIEAYRKRMGWSFPWVSSGDSDFNYDFNVAFRKQDLEQGKAIYNYEVIKDPGLDDLPGLSVFYKDRDGAVFHTYSTYARGGEELLGALMYLDLTPIGRDEKTPLDWVHRHDEYPALQKAAS, from the coding sequence ATGCAGAACAAGACCGTTTCCCGAGAAGAATGGCTTACCGCCCGCAAAGAACTTCTGACCAGGGAGAAGCAGGCTTCGCGCCTGCGCGACGAGATAGCAGCCGAGCGCCGCGCCCTGCCCTGGGTGAAGATCGACAAGGAATACGTCTTCGACACGCCGCAAGGCCGCCAGACGCTCGCCGAACTGTTCGATGGCCGCAGCCAGCTCATCGTCCAGCATTTCATGTTTGCGCCGGACTGGAATGCCGGCTGCCCCGGCTGCTCCTTCGAGGCCGACCATGTCGACGGCCCGCGTCAGCACTTCCTGCACAAGGGCGTCACCTTTGTCGCGGTGTCCCGCGCGCCGATCGCCAGGATCGAAGCCTATCGAAAGCGCATGGGCTGGTCCTTTCCCTGGGTCTCGTCCGGCGACAGTGATTTCAACTATGACTTCAACGTTGCCTTTCGGAAGCAGGACCTGGAGCAAGGCAAAGCGATCTACAACTACGAGGTCATCAAGGATCCCGGCCTCGACGACCTTCCGGGCCTCAGCGTCTTCTACAAAGACCGCGATGGCGCCGTGTTCCATACCTATTCCACCTATGCGCGCGGCGGCGAGGAACTGCTGGGCGCATTGATGTATCTCGACCTGACGCCGATCGGCCGCGACGAGAAGACCCCGCTCGACTGGGTGCACCGTCACGACGAGTATCCGGCTCTGCAGAAGGCAGCTTCCTGA
- a CDS encoding MFS transporter, with protein sequence MNHAHEAPRAGRREWIGLAVLALPCLLYSMDMTVLNLAIPALSADLKPTSSQLLWIVDIYGFLVAGSLIVMGTLGDRIGRRKLLLIGATAFGVASAFAAFATSAEMLIAARAILGVAAATLAPSTLSLLRNMFHDPKERTFAIGIWISSYSAGAAIGPLVGGVLLASFWWGSVFLIAVPVMLLLLAVAPFLLPEFRDEEAGNLDIVSAVLSLSAVLTVIYGVKHLAEHGPGLVPLVFTLAGLCLGVVFFRRQKRLADPMIDVSLFRKPAFNAALATNLLSLFIAFGAFLFIAQYLQLVLGLTPLEAGIWSLPSSLAFIAGSMMTSALTARMQPATVMVGGLLIAATGFATLAWAALAADLVMIVLAFTVFALGLAPVFTLTTDLIVGSAPPERAGAASAMSETSAELGGALGIAVLGSLVTAVYRSTMNADALPGVPGPLTEAARDTLGGAVAVAAELPAGPAAVLIDTARAAFTSGLVAASVAAALIAIATALLIARMFRLKGSPDRSAAAAAE encoded by the coding sequence ATGAACCACGCTCATGAAGCACCGCGCGCGGGCCGGCGCGAATGGATCGGTCTGGCCGTCCTGGCCCTGCCCTGCCTGCTCTATTCGATGGACATGACAGTCCTGAATTTGGCGATACCCGCGCTCAGCGCCGATCTGAAACCAACGAGCTCTCAGCTCCTCTGGATCGTCGACATCTACGGTTTCCTCGTAGCCGGCTCCCTCATCGTCATGGGCACGCTCGGCGATCGGATAGGCCGGCGCAAGCTCTTGCTCATCGGCGCCACCGCCTTCGGCGTCGCCTCTGCCTTCGCGGCCTTCGCCACCAGCGCGGAGATGCTCATCGCAGCCCGCGCCATTCTCGGCGTAGCCGCGGCCACGCTCGCACCGTCGACCCTTTCGCTGCTGCGCAACATGTTCCACGACCCGAAGGAGCGCACCTTCGCCATCGGCATCTGGATTTCCAGCTATTCCGCAGGCGCGGCAATCGGCCCGCTGGTGGGCGGAGTTCTCCTGGCCTCCTTCTGGTGGGGGTCGGTTTTTCTGATCGCCGTGCCGGTGATGCTCCTGCTTCTGGCCGTCGCGCCCTTCCTGCTGCCGGAGTTCCGTGACGAAGAGGCGGGCAACCTCGACATTGTCAGCGCCGTCCTTTCCCTGTCGGCGGTCCTTACCGTCATCTACGGCGTCAAACATCTGGCCGAGCACGGGCCGGGGCTGGTACCGCTCGTCTTCACGCTGGCCGGTCTCTGCCTCGGCGTGGTCTTCTTCCGCCGGCAGAAGCGGCTTGCCGACCCGATGATCGACGTCAGCCTGTTCCGTAAGCCAGCCTTCAACGCTGCGCTCGCGACGAATCTCCTTAGCCTGTTCATCGCCTTCGGAGCCTTCCTCTTCATCGCCCAATATCTGCAACTGGTGCTGGGGCTCACCCCGCTTGAAGCCGGCATCTGGTCGCTGCCGTCCAGCCTCGCCTTCATCGCCGGCTCGATGATGACCTCGGCCCTGACTGCAAGAATGCAGCCGGCAACCGTGATGGTCGGAGGCCTTCTGATCGCTGCGACTGGCTTTGCGACTTTGGCCTGGGCCGCGCTTGCGGCCGATCTTGTAATGATCGTGCTGGCATTCACGGTGTTCGCGCTGGGCCTCGCCCCCGTTTTCACCCTGACCACCGATCTCATCGTCGGCAGTGCGCCGCCGGAGCGCGCGGGCGCCGCTTCGGCCATGTCGGAAACCAGCGCGGAACTGGGCGGTGCGCTGGGGATTGCCGTGCTCGGCAGCCTGGTCACGGCCGTCTACCGCAGCACGATGAACGCCGATGCACTGCCCGGCGTACCCGGCCCGCTGACCGAGGCGGCGCGCGACACGCTGGGCGGCGCGGTCGCCGTCGCGGCCGAACTGCCTGCCGGACCGGCAGCCGTGCTGATCGATACGGCGCGGGCGGCGTTCACCAGCGGCCTGGTCGCCGCCTCCGTCGCCGCCGCGCTCATCGCCATCGCAACCGCGCTCCTCATAGCGCGCATGTTTCGCCTCAAGGGAAGTCCGGACAGGAGCGCGGCCGCTGCTGCGGAATGA